A single window of Botrytis cinerea B05.10 chromosome 15, complete sequence DNA harbors:
- the Bcmlc1 gene encoding Bcmlc1: MASTNYREAFQLFDKRGTQRVQLDQLGDLLRACGQNPTLNEIRELEKNVGGEFDFETFSKILNRPGGFRDPGEPEEYCRGFQVFDKDMTGFIGVGQLRYILTNLGEKMSDEEVDELLKAVDTSSGEINYTDLVRTILAN; the protein is encoded by the exons ATG GCCTCCACAAACTACAGAGAAGCATTTCAGCTCTTCGATAAACGCGGTACTCAACGTGTGCAACTGGATCAGCTTGGAGATTTGTTGAGAGCTTGTGGCCAGAATCCTACTTTGAATGAGATTagagagttggagaagaatgTTGGTGGTGAAT TCGACTTCGAAACTTTCTCTAAGATTCTCAACCGACCTGGTGGATTCCGCGACCCGGGCGAGCCAGAGGAATATTGTCGTGGTTTCCAGGTGTTCGATAAGGACATGACTGGATTTATTGGAGTTGGACAGTTGAGATATATCTTGACGAATttgggagagaagatgagTGACGAGGAGGTGGATGAATTGTTGAAGGCGGTTGATACTAGCAGTGGGGAGATCAATTACACTG ATCTCGTACGAACCATTCTCGCAAACTAG